In Xiphophorus maculatus strain JP 163 A chromosome 17, X_maculatus-5.0-male, whole genome shotgun sequence, the genomic stretch gaattattttattaaaatatgtatctatatcctgctgaaaagttacttataagttggttttgtcttattttaagtgtactaggatatttgcactaaaacttgacaaaaatgtgtctttttggtcgggtttctagtgcaaatatctttgaaataagacaaaatcatcttacaagtaacttttcagcaagacataggagaTTGTTTTGAGcaaataaattcttaatttttatttttttaaatgctagttccaccagcagattatttcgcttaaaatatgtaaaaatgttttgctataagttaaataatatgccagtgaaactagtcctgttttaaaaatcaatattaatgaattatttacttaaaacaaacgtCTATATCCTGCTgcaaagttacttgtaagttaattcagttttatttcaagtgcactgagatatttgcactagaaactagaccaaaaatactttgtaaaattttgtttttgcagtgaaaatggTTACTTTACCAAACAATATCGCAGCAGAACTGCTGAATCTGTTAAAGTATGCAGAACTAGTtaagagcagaaaaaacatacatatcatggaatagaaagaaaagagaaacaatctGAAGAGGTGAGAGTGCTGACAAGTCTTGGTTTGTTTAAGAATTAGCATAGATGTTCAAATAAACCCAgaataatgacatttattttctaaaactcttttaaaaagttgtttaaatcAACTCAAATTTGAGAGAGGTGTACTCACTCAGCCTGCTGATGTCCTCTTCCATCCTGTCCATCCTGCGGATCACTCCCTGACCCCGGATGGAGTCGTCGTGCTGGGCTCTCTGCAGCCTCTCTGAGTGGGAGTGAAACTCTGTTTGTATGGAGCTCAGGTAAACCAGAGCTGTAGCCACAACGAAGACCATCAGCAAACCTTTGACCCAGCCGGATCTCATCTTGCTGCAGAGGTTGGGACGTTTCTGCTCTTCAAACAAGCGGCAGAAAGTTTTCAAGCTGGAtaatctctctctgtctccaccCACATCGGTGAATCTGAAAATATAGACTTTAATCTGCTGGGCAGATTATCTCGTTTCAGTCTCACTCTTTacacagtttgtgttttccttccttCACACCTGCAGGGTTTCCGCCATTAACTCCACCAGCAAAATCTGTGGGGAAACACGGAGCAGGGGTGAAGGGAAACTCAAATATTAGATTACTTCTGCTGTTTTAgtgaatatattaaataaattcactaaAAACAGGTGTTATTTAATTCACGTAAAGCTTCATTTGGCTTCAATGCATAATttggttaaattaaataaaaaatagttttttctgaTCCATGCCATGTTTTCCTTGCGTCCACTCTGACCTGAGGCATCCTGCTGTGAAATGTCgaaatgacaaatatttttttaaatcaaacaagaaTCAAGGTGAAGATATGTATAAATATTCAACCTTCTTCatgactgaaaagatgttcatgTAGATTGAATATAAaggcaaaaacagaacaaagattaaaataagaagaaatttctgaataaataaatgggtGATGACTAAAATAGTTCGTTTTCTCTACAATAGATTATTTCACCATCAGATGCTGACAACAATAGCATATATAATTGTTTTACTCCATATTTActatattattttctatttgtttattaactatttattatttaccaAACTGGCACAACtacatttcataataaaaaaagaaaattgaatgtAAAAGTTCTTATAGCACATTTATCTAATAACactttgaagaattttgaattaatataagttacaacatttaatttccctttgggtatttttaaatttgaatcctcttcctcacttgaaacagattaaaattttttaaaagtatttaatgtGCATCTCTGAAAATGATCCAGCGTGAAAAGATAAAtgcttttaaactttatttttttttgtttatgtacagtatatacaaGAACTATAAAGatgagtaaaatgttttcaaaacgACAAAAAGAAGAGAATATAAGGAAATGTAACGAAAGAAAAGATTCATTCTGAACtaattcaaactgaaaagaaTCACAATTGAAACTGATGTCAAACGGGATTAAAAACATTGACAGATTATCTGTTAGTGACTGGTGACGCTCGGGTGGAGCGGTTTGACCCGGACCATGCGGGACAGTCCCAGTCTCAGCCCGGCACTGGGAGACTTCACAGCCGGCGTCTGGGATGAGGTCGGACTTTTACCGACCTGAGCTGGAGGACAAATGCATCTTTACTACGTTTACTGtcttgaaacagaaaaatgcagcagaaaatgcGGTCGGGTTCTACCTGGCGGGTTCCACTTCGGTAttctgccccctgctggactcACAGAGCTCACAGGCTTCACACTGAATGAAGCTGGCTTACTGGGAACCAGTTTGGCTGCTGGGGGACTTCTGGAAACTCCTGAAACATGGAGTAACTCTAAAGCAAAGACttatgcacatttttctttacactCACAAATAGGGTTTGAATTTATTCTGttcatcatttattgtgaaGAATTTTTTATAAGAATTTCTATTATCGTCtcgaaaaaaaaaatgacagaatttttttttttttgccattttctccaCCATTTGTTCCATGTGggcatcaataaatataattaatatgaaaatatgattaaatgcagtcaCTGTGTGCAGTTTGATGATATAAATCAAATAGGTTTTTCAAATACGATCgtttttcaagaacaatatttgtatttatggtGCTATGAATACCAAGCAGTTGCAGCCaaacagttacctaaaaaaaagtaaacagtttttaaaaaaatcaaaaacttaataattattataataataccACACAtcgctattaaatttatagtcCATATTGCCCACTCAACTTTCCAACGCTCACAGGCAATGTAAGTTTGTAgtataaaatagaaaagtttaACATGAATTgatgtagatattttttataGTGGACAGAATTTCCCTATGTAACCTGGAAAACACGACGAACAGCAAAAGGACTTTCTAATTTAATTCTCTAGGCCCTTCCAGGtctgaaaaatactgaaattaacAGAAATCTTGTAGAACTGAAGCCAACTTACCTGCAGCCTGTGGTTTAGAAAGTGAAGACCttgattgtttctttttgggAGCGGGACTTGGCTTGGGTTTGTCTTTCTTGGACACTTTCTCCTTCCTTTTAGCCTTGCTGGATTTCTTCACTGTAAACTCCTCATCCTCGCTCTCCTCGGGCTCACTGAAATCTTCATCGCTCTCTGAATCTGAAAAGGCACGGCGGTTATTGCTTCGAGTCGACAACAAAAGCAGGTTGATACGAATACGGGCAGGGAGCCAGATAACCTGGAGTTAGTTTGGGTTTGTAGTCTTCATCTTCGTCCTTCTTTCTCTGCACCTCAGCTGCTTTAGTTGAGGTCTTCCTTTGTCTGGCAGCTGGTGATGCTTTCTCTGATGTGATTTCATCAAGGCCTGaagaaaatgttgttaaaaaaaagagacacagagagaaagaaaaaagagagatttaCCTAAAACTGCTCCGTCCACGCTGCAGTTGGACAGAAGCAAAGAAGCTGGATCTGTGTTTTCATCGACAGGGCTTTGAACTTTAACATTTGCTGGGAAAATaacaggaataaaacaaaattagaagttcataaaacataaaagctaCATGTTACGTGCAACAGCTAATCCTTACTGGTGGGAGAATCGTTTAGTCCGTCTGAGTTATTGAGTAAAGAAAGCGTGATGGCGGCTTCAAGATCTCTTTCATACAACTTTTCATCCAGCGGTTTTCTGGAAACAAGTAATGAGTTTATGTTCACAACATGTAACTAGACATATCACAGTTTACAACAGGAGCAAACAGGTTATTGTGGACATTTTTGTAAGGTTTTGTTGCGATGGATTAGCTGGCTCCATTAAATCTGAAGATAACACACAGACGCAGACtgtaaaactgattttcttGCCCTGATCTGTATCGCCCACCTGCTCTTCTCGCTCTGAGGTGTTGTTGGGTTTGACTCGGGGCTGGAGGACCTGACTGAAGGTTTCTTCTGTTCGTGTTTCGTTTCCTCTCTGGCCTTTTTGCTGGGCGGTGCTTTCGAACAGGCAAAATCCTCATCTGTCCCAGTATAAGAGCAGGAAACACAGACATATTTATTATAAGGAAGCTTATAataaagagtttttttgtttgttttaccagaAACAACATATACTAACACATTTTCTACCACCAATGTAAAGCTACATTGTAGCTAGTAAGAAATCATTATATTTTCTTCCTCAGATCCCATTGAAAACCTTATATAGTTgcatatttttaagattttcagaaacaaacaaatacattaataaacAGTTCTTTAAATAAGACAGGTTTGATGGGATGTTGTCGAAAAAACTATTTACTAAAGCAAACCAACCAGCGTAGAAAGCTCATTACTTAACTCACCATCATccaaatctttgttttcataGTAGTTCACAACTTTCGTCTTCCTGTGTTAACACCAAACGCGTAATCATCAACAGCGGTTAAAATGATCAG encodes the following:
- the rad51ap1 gene encoding RAD51-associated protein 1, coding for MDRPSRKTKVVNYYENKDLDDDEDFACSKAPPSKKAREETKHEQKKPSVRSSSPESNPTTPQSEKSRKPLDEKLYERDLEAAITLSLLNNSDGLNDSPTTNVKVQSPVDENTDPASLLLSNCSVDGAVLGLDEITSEKASPAARQRKTSTKAAEVQRKKDEDEDYKPKLTPDSESDEDFSEPEESEDEEFTVKKSSKAKRKEKVSKKDKPKPSPAPKKKQSRSSLSKPQAAGVSRSPPAAKLVPSKPASFSVKPVSSVSPAGGRIPKWNPPAQVGKSPTSSQTPAVKSPSAGLRLGLSRMVRVKPLHPSVTSH